The Bryobacteraceae bacterium genome includes a window with the following:
- the cse1 gene encoding CRISPR-associated protein CasA/Cse1 codes for MNLVSDGWIPVVMQDGAALQVSLKDAFRRGWEIRDLAVRPDERVALMRLLIAVAQAALDGPVDEDDWKKCKSRLQDAACAYLEKWRPAFELFGDGQRFLQVAGLELQEDKWVPTSKLDFALATGNNPTLFDNGGGEERRFEAEYLARRLLAFQCFSPGGRIGVAQWGGRPTSGDGSSQHAPCLPGSMVHAYIRRANLLETVHVNLISRRIAGLVYSEEGWGKPIWERLPSGPDDRAAADQVTRTYLGRLVPLSRAIRLGEDGRRMILANGLSYPSFDTGGLREPEATVVVRKRQGKEEHGLLPLRQEAALWRELHSMLVKCRAGSGAGGPLALANLSEDESFDLWAGGMIADQAKPIELVESVFHVPAGLLLDAKQKVYERGVELASEIAGALEKAAEAYARALSSDGGSPGGAAVSPAGLRQKMRFLYWSDVDLSVQDLIDFAAGAGGEASLAQSRWGRTLRRAALQAFEAACPAEGVRQMRAYAVAEQELRGRIAQLLS; via the coding sequence ATGAATCTTGTTTCTGATGGCTGGATTCCAGTGGTCATGCAGGATGGCGCTGCTTTGCAGGTCAGCCTGAAAGATGCGTTCCGGCGAGGCTGGGAGATCCGCGATCTGGCGGTGCGTCCGGATGAACGGGTGGCGCTGATGCGGCTGCTGATTGCTGTGGCGCAGGCGGCGCTGGACGGGCCTGTGGACGAGGATGACTGGAAAAAGTGCAAGTCCCGTTTGCAGGATGCTGCGTGCGCTTATCTGGAGAAATGGCGGCCTGCATTCGAGCTGTTCGGAGACGGGCAGAGATTTCTGCAGGTGGCCGGGCTGGAGCTGCAGGAAGACAAATGGGTGCCCACGAGCAAGCTGGATTTTGCTCTGGCGACGGGGAATAACCCTACCCTGTTTGACAATGGGGGCGGGGAGGAGCGGCGGTTCGAGGCGGAGTATCTCGCGCGTCGGCTGCTGGCTTTCCAGTGTTTTTCGCCGGGAGGACGGATTGGCGTGGCGCAATGGGGCGGCAGGCCCACATCCGGCGACGGATCGAGCCAGCATGCGCCATGCCTGCCCGGATCGATGGTTCATGCCTATATCCGGCGCGCGAATCTCCTGGAAACCGTTCATGTCAACCTGATTTCCCGCAGGATTGCCGGGCTGGTTTATAGCGAGGAAGGCTGGGGGAAGCCGATCTGGGAGCGGTTGCCCTCCGGCCCCGACGACCGCGCTGCCGCAGATCAGGTCACGCGAACCTATCTGGGACGCCTGGTTCCGCTGAGCCGCGCCATCCGGCTTGGAGAAGACGGCCGGCGCATGATCCTTGCAAACGGGCTGAGCTATCCGTCGTTCGACACTGGCGGTCTGCGCGAGCCGGAGGCCACAGTGGTGGTCCGGAAACGGCAGGGGAAGGAAGAGCATGGCCTCCTGCCGCTGCGGCAGGAGGCTGCACTGTGGCGCGAGCTGCATTCCATGCTGGTGAAATGCCGCGCGGGGAGCGGAGCCGGAGGCCCGCTGGCCCTGGCCAACCTCAGCGAGGACGAGAGCTTCGATCTTTGGGCCGGCGGGATGATTGCGGACCAGGCCAAGCCGATCGAGCTGGTGGAGTCTGTGTTCCATGTCCCGGCGGGCCTGCTGCTGGACGCGAAGCAGAAGGTTTACGAAAGAGGGGTGGAGCTGGCCAGTGAGATCGCCGGGGCGCTGGAGAAAGCGGCGGAGGCGTACGCACGGGCGTTGAGCTCAGACGGGGGATCTCCCGGGGGGGCGGCGGTCAGTCCTGCGGGGCTGCGGCAGAAGATGCGGTTCCTGTACTGGTCCGATGTCGATCTGTCCGTGCAGGATCTCATCGATTTTGCGGCTGGGGCGGGCGGGGAGGCGAGTCTGGCGCAATCGCGGTGGGGCCGGACGCTGCGGCGTGCCGCCCTGCAGGCGTTCGAAGCTGCCTGTCCGGCCGAAGGCGTGCGGCAGATGCGCGCCTATGCGGTCGCGGAGCAGGAGTTGCGGGGGCGGATCGCGCAACTGTTGAGCTAG